A segment of the Chthonomonadales bacterium genome:
CGACGCGGCCGCGGAGCCGCTCGCCCGCTACGCCGACGGCGCTGGAGTGGCGGCCGCGGCGCGCGAGCAGGACGGATGGGTGAGCGTCTTCAGCGGCGCGCCGCGCCTTTCGACCGGCCTCCTGCGCGCGCTGGCGCGCAGGGCGGGCGCGCACATCTACGCGGACAGCGACGACGTGGTGATGGCCGGCAACGGGTTCGTGGCCATCCATGCCTCCTCGACGGGCGAGAAGTCGCTGACGCTGCCCGAAGCGCGCCCCCTGCGCGACTGCGCGACCGGCGAGGTCCTGCCCTCGGCGCGGCGGCACGCCTTCGCGATGGAGCGCGGCAACACGCGCCTCTTCCGCGTGCTCGACGCCGCGGCGGCGGACGGAGGAGAGAAGCGTTGACGAGTCGAGCGCGCGCGCTGGCGGCAGCGGTGCTGGCGTGCGCTGCGGTCCGCGGAGTGGAGGGAATCCCGATGGCGAGCGCGCAGGCCCGTGACGAGCCACCACGGCTCGAAAAGGCGGAGCGGGTCGTCGCCGTGCGCGGCGGCGGCTACTTTCCGGTGCTGATCCGGCTGCGCGACGGCCGGCTGGCCGCCGTGGTGCGCGGCGGCGCGCCGCACCTGGGCATCGGCGGGAGGCTGGACTGGATCGAGTCGCGCGACGGCGGGCGCACCTGGTCGGCCCCGCGCCCCATCGTGGATAGCCCCGTGGACGACCGCAACCCCGCGCTCGGCGAGATGCCGGACGGGAGCATCGCGCTCGCGTATGCGGAGTGCAGCTCCTACGACGCCTCGGGAAAGTGGTCGCCGTCGCCGGGCGGGTTCCGCCTGTTCCACACGCGATCGGAGGATGGCGGGCGCACCTGGTCGCCCAAGGCGCCGCTGGACGCCGGGCCGATCGGTGAGGATGGGTCGCCGTACGGCCGGATCGTGACGCTGAAGGACGGCACCGCCCTCCTCTCGGTCTACGGCCAGCGCGACCCCGCCTACGTCGGGCCGGTGCGGCTGCCCGAGGGCGCCGGACCGGGCCTGGTGGGCCTGCTGCGCTCCCGCGACAGCGGGCGCACGTGGGGCGACTTCTCGCTCGTCTCCGCCTCCGGCCACAACGAGACGACCCTGCTCCCGATGCCGGACGGCGCGCTGCTGGCCGCTCTGCGCACCGAGTCCGGCCAGGTCGACCGATCGTGCTCCGACGACGGGGGTCGCACCTGGAGCGCGCCCCGGCGCGTCACCGGCGGCCCGGACGGCACGCTCGCGCAGCATCCTGCCGACCTGATCCCCCTACGCGGTGGTGACGCGCTCATGGT
Coding sequences within it:
- a CDS encoding exo-alpha-sialidase gives rise to the protein MTSRARALAAAVLACAAVRGVEGIPMASAQARDEPPRLEKAERVVAVRGGGYFPVLIRLRDGRLAAVVRGGAPHLGIGGRLDWIESRDGGRTWSAPRPIVDSPVDDRNPALGEMPDGSIALAYAECSSYDASGKWSPSPGGFRLFHTRSEDGGRTWSPKAPLDAGPIGEDGSPYGRIVTLKDGTALLSVYGQRDPAYVGPVRLPEGAGPGLVGLLRSRDSGRTWGDFSLVSASGHNETTLLPMPDGALLAALRTESGQVDRSCSDDGGRTWSAPRRVTGGPDGTLAQHPADLIPLRGGDALMVYGSRVPPYGAHALLVRDGGATWDYDHRVALGWTCSNTDCGYPSAVQLDDGTIVCLYYAVGTSDLLATQQAIAVRFQPADLSAAMGR